One segment of Kogia breviceps isolate mKogBre1 chromosome 14, mKogBre1 haplotype 1, whole genome shotgun sequence DNA contains the following:
- the C14H20orf173 gene encoding LOW QUALITY PROTEIN: uncharacterized protein C20orf173 homolog (The sequence of the model RefSeq protein was modified relative to this genomic sequence to represent the inferred CDS: deleted 1 base in 1 codon): MGTSRKEDANRPAPAAYRFRPSLSHASSLHAGAAMRGRSQCVLCDESHDIPSGAEDPTESSASSCREDRAHTVCYLSALTPFIPGPARVPFGGEQMDREVGDEGLGGGVVWRAGEPWKPTSQRVGGLSVASLPHPSQSQVEEPVSCLPLEPLPGPDMKRCWQIFVPCIFLMAACLDLKPESAPQEKRMKVVPWRCSCPPFKFRTCGCPSGTLNDSVCHHTAGGNWVDAGYEKTMGCIMGAAEPTSPDAVLSWWGMNSASELGRVWEKLFKVIPRPSVSHFDLFCGTCASVGNSKILWATSLGRSANHTAVSRMNQVPVQGFEMLGKQTTGPSISRRNDRDQGSWSQLGLLFLKLFVLAWTSDALSEEVMVWEPRHS, translated from the exons GAGGGAGGTCACAATGTGTACTTTGTGATGAGAGCCATGATATACCCAGTGGCGCTGAAGACCCCACTGAGAGCTCAGCC TCCTCCTGCAGGGAGGATAGGGCACACACAGTATGTTATCTCTCTGCTCTCACACCTTTCATCCCAGGCCCAGCCAGAGTCCCCTTTGGAGGTGAGCAAATGGATAGGGAAGTGGGAGATGAGGGGTTGGGAGGAGGTGTGGTGTGGAGGGCTGGGGAGCCGTGGAAGCCAACAAGTCAGAGGGTTGGGGGGCTATCTGTGGCCTCACTTCCTCACCCCTCCCAGTCCCAGGTAGAGGAGCCAGTCAGCTGCCTGCCACTGGAGCCTTTGCCTGGGCCGGACATGAAGCGCTGTTGGCAGATTTTTGTCCCGTGCATCTTCCTGATGGCCGCCTGCCTGGATCTGAAGCCGGAATCGGCACCCCAGGAAAAACGGATGAAGGTGGTACCATGGCGCTGCAGCTGCCCTCCGTTCAAATTCAGGACATGTGGCTGCCCATCCGGGACCCTCAACGACTCTGTCTGCCACCACACGGCCGGAGGGAACTGGGTTGATGCAGGTTACGAGAAGACGATGGGATGCATCATGGGAGCAGCAGAGCCCACCAGCCCTGACGCTGTGCTCTCGTGGTGG GGCATGAACTCAGCAAGCGAGCTGGGCAGAGTGTGGGAGAAGCTGTTCAAGGTGATTCCCAGGCCATCAGTGAGCCATTTTGATCTCTTCTGTGGAACTTGTGCATCGGTGGGGAACTCGAAGATCCTGTGGGCCACCAGCCTCGGCAGGAGCGCCAATCACACCGCGGTCTCCAG GATGAACCAGGTCCCTGTTCAGGGCTTCGAGATGCTGGGGAAACAAACCACAGGACCCTCCATCTCCCGCAGGAATGATAGGGACCAGGGTTCTTGGAGCCAGTTGGGGCTGCTGTTCCTGAAGCTCTTTGTTCTGGCATGGACTTCAGATGCTCTGAGTGAAGAGGTGATGGTCTGGGAACCCAGACATTCTTAG